From the Carya illinoinensis cultivar Pawnee chromosome 4, C.illinoinensisPawnee_v1, whole genome shotgun sequence genome, one window contains:
- the LOC122307791 gene encoding ruvB-like protein 1 isoform X1 — MRKVVNRYIDEGVAELVPGVLFIDEVHMLDMECFSYLNRALESSLSPIVIFATNRGICNVSYKTNSWGRNTIQISQLYGTANEGFIESKIAIQPLLR, encoded by the exons atgagaaaa GTTGTTAACCGGTATATTGATGAGGGTGTAGCAGAACTTGTCCCTGGAGTTCTATTTATTGATGAG GTACACATGCTGGATATGGAATGCTTTTCATACTTGAATCGTGCATTAGAGAGCTCACTATCCCCTATAGTAATCTTTGCTACAAATAGAGGAATATGCAACGTAAG CTATAAGACCAACTCATGGGGGAGGAATACTATTCAAATCAGTCAATTGTATGGAACCGCCAATGAAGGTTTTATTGAGTCCAAGATAGCGATTCAGCCTTTGCTTCGGTAG
- the LOC122307416 gene encoding uncharacterized protein LOC122307416: METKCKRQKVERIKRIVKFQNSFVVDCKGLSGGMAFLWNDEVESEVHSYSQNHISLKVKGSREEDDWLLTGFYGSLVTSRRPSSWSLLKAPKPMNLKGWFTWSNGRHGAGFTKERLDRGFGNNTWMNLFPIHQVHTLTALNSDHCPILVSMEIQIKNIPKIDKPFRFEASWSLNEGCHKIVEETLNKPRLASNKLNYTTEGLKQCKEKLLQWSMKKMGNSKKELKSKLSQLDALQTINIGHLTENTKQLTKEVDGLLEAENLKWQQRAKQRWLKEWDRDTKFFHQCASQRKKTNTIKRLLNDQN, translated from the exons atggaaacaaagTGCAAGAGACAGAAGGTGGAAAGGATTAAAAGGATAGTGAAATTCCAAAACAGTTTTGTGGTTGATTGTAAGGGCCTTAGTGGTGGCATGGCCTTTCTTTGGAATGATGAAGTGGAGTCTGAAGTTCACTCTTACTCTCAAAACCATATTTCTCTCAAGGTTAAGGGGtcaagagaagaagatgatTGGCTCTTGACAGGGTTCTATGGCTCACTAGTTACTTCTAGGAGACCATCTAGTTGGTCCTTGCTAAAAGCTCCTAAACCTATGAACTTAAAGGGCTG GTTTACATGGTCTAATGGTAGACATGGAGCAGGTTTCACAAAGGAGAGGCTGGACCGTGGCTTTGGTAACAATACTTGGATGAACTTGTTCCCAATTCATCAAGTACACACCCTCACAGCACTAAACTCAGACCACTGCCCTATACTTGTTTCTATGGAGATACAAATCAAGAACATACCCAAGATTGATAAGCCTTTTAGATTTGAGGCTAGTTGGTCACTCAATGAAGGTTGTCACAAGATTGTGGAGGAAACATTGAACAAGCCTAGGCTGGCTAGCAACAAACTCAACTATACTACAGAAGGTTTAAAGCAATGTAAGGAAAAGTTACTTCAATGGAGCATGAAGAAGATGGGAAACTCTAAAAAAGAGCTTAAGTCCAAGTTATCTCAATTAGATGCCTTGCAAACTATAAACATAGGGCACTTGACTGAAAACACTAAGCAACTGACAAAAGAGGTGGATGGACTCTTGGAAGCTGAGAACCTAAAATGGCAGCAAAGGGCTAAACAAAGGTGGTTAAAAGAATGGGATAGGGACACAAAATTCTTCCACCAATGTGCAAGCCAAAGGAAAAAGACCAATACTATCAAAAGATTGCTAAATGATCAGAACTAG
- the LOC122307791 gene encoding ruvB-like protein 1 isoform X2, with protein MVVNRYIDEGVAELVPGVLFIDEVHMLDMECFSYLNRALESSLSPIVIFATNRGICNVSYKTNSWGRNTIQISQLYGTANEGFIESKIAIQPLLR; from the exons ATG GTTGTTAACCGGTATATTGATGAGGGTGTAGCAGAACTTGTCCCTGGAGTTCTATTTATTGATGAG GTACACATGCTGGATATGGAATGCTTTTCATACTTGAATCGTGCATTAGAGAGCTCACTATCCCCTATAGTAATCTTTGCTACAAATAGAGGAATATGCAACGTAAG CTATAAGACCAACTCATGGGGGAGGAATACTATTCAAATCAGTCAATTGTATGGAACCGCCAATGAAGGTTTTATTGAGTCCAAGATAGCGATTCAGCCTTTGCTTCGGTAG